The Tenuifilum thalassicum genome includes the window AAAGATTAAAACAATAAACCTGTATCTACCTGGATACAAGGTTGGAATAGACAAGGGTTTGCTTTCAGCTAAGGTTATTGGTTCGGTTATATCGCCAGAAAAAATTGATATTAGAATCGATACATTTTTCGTGGCAGCTGGCAATAACAGCCTTGGAGCACGATTAAAGCTCAGAAATCTTAATCAACCGCAGTTTAGTAGTACAGGGAATATCAAAATTGATCTCGATGAGCTAAGACCTTTTATACCTGACACCCTGGTAAGTTATATTACAGGGAAAATTGATTTCAAGTTTAATTCTTATGGTGGGGTAAATCTCGACTCTATTGAAAAAGATGTAATGCCAATCATATTTGAGAATAGCAGGTTCTCTACTCAGGTTCACAATTTTGGTTTCTCCATGCCAAACGATACGCTAATTGGTATCGATAGGTTGTCTTTCAACATATCAATGGCTAATGACACAATTAGGGTTGCTAATCTAATTGGTAACTATAAAGATATTGAGTTTAAATCCGACTCAATGTCGATTTGGAACATATACAAGGCATTCCTTAAAGAAGAAAAGAATAAGAAGCTGATTGTTAACACATCGCTTTGGGCTAATAAGATAGATTATGCAATGTTCCTACCGTTTATTGAAGAGGATTCGACTCAGAATATTGTAACCGATTCTACCAGGCTGGCAGAAACTTCCATTGATACATTACAAGGTGTGAAACCTAAAGCAGACACCTCTCAAGTTGATTCCTCTTATATGCCTCAGTACATAATTAGAGGTATAGCAAAGGTCGATCAAATAAAATATGGTAAGGTTTTAATTAGCAATTTTTCCACAAAGTTCAGACTCGACGATAGCCTATATGTTGTTGATGATATGAGGTTCAACGCTTTTGGAGGCACAGCCATTACATCTGCTATTTATGATACTCGAAAAGCACCTCAAGAAATCATTGAATTTAAGAATCAATCTGAAAACATAAACATTAAACAGCTGCTTGAGGAGAATGAGGACTTTGATCAGAACTATTTCACACATAATAACATTGAAGGATTGCTAACTGGTACTGTTTATGGTAGGGTAGTAATGCAGGATACAAACATTCTTTACGATAAAATTAATCTACTAGGAGATTTAACTCTTGCAGATGGTGGTATTTACAATTTTGAACCAGCAATGGAGCTTTCGAAGTTTACTAACCTTAAAGAACTTGATAACATAGTGTTCCGGACTCTCAGCACTAAAGTATTCATTTACAATAATAAGATTTACTTCCCAAAAACCGATATAGTTAGTACCGCTATGGACATGTCGGTTTATGGAATGCAAAGCTTTGGTGATGACTACGAGTACCACTTTGTGGTTTATCCTGGTGATGTGATGTTTGGTAAATCGAAAAAGCTGCTTAAAAAACAGGGCTTAAAAGATGAGGATTTTGAAGGTAGCGATAAAGCAAAACGGTCTGGTTTATACCTCGTTGCGCTTGAAAGGGGTAATGATACTAAGTATGGCTTTGATACAAAGGCGCTACAACGAATTATGAAAACCACTATTAGGGTTCAGGAACGTGGGTTAAATCTTGTATTTCATCCCCATAGGATGAACTTTAGCACCGATCTTTATAGAAAAGAATTGAAACTTAAAGAAGATGTTAACAAAAAAGATAAAAACGATTGAGTGGTTTGCAATAATCATCTCCGCTATACTATTTGCTCTGATTTTAATAAAGGTATATCAGCTTACGGTATCAGATAAAAATGATAATGAGATATATGTTACTGTAAACCCTCTTGATATATCATTTGGTAGCGATTCAGCTAAGCTCACAATTTATGCTTATGCTAGCTACCATTGTGGTTATTGTAGGCTCTTTTTTTCAGAAGTTTTTCCAAAACTTCGCGAAGAGTATATTGCAAAAGGAAAGGTAAGGTTAGTTTTAAAACTTGTGGAGTTCTCCAAGAACGAAGATCGCTTAACAGAAGTAAAAACTGCAGTATGTATTAATCGGTATGGCTACTATGAAAAGCTACATGAGCTACTTTTAACCAATAGCAATGTTATTTATACCGATGAGTTTAGGGATATGGTCAACCATTTCATTGATAGCGATCCATTGGTGGCAGAGTGCATTTTAGGGAACGAATCTTTGGATTATATCTTGCACACTCGCGACGAATTTAATAAATTTGGTTTTACTGGCACGCCAACTTTTGTAATAGGTGGTAAGGTGTATAAAGGCTATATGCCATACGAGAACTTTAGAAAGATTATTCAGTACCATTTAAATCGATAAAGCCATGAGGAAAAAATTATTATTTACTCCGCTCATCCTTGGTCTTGTTCTAGCCATGTTAAACTGGGGCTGTGAGAAGGATGAAAACGACGTTTGTCAACTTTTTGAACCGCCTGAATGTGAAATTGCTAATGTTTGTTGTCCCACCGATGGCGGTGACTGCTACTACGAAGTGGGTGACCAAAAGTTTGTGTGTGATAAAACCAAAGCAACAGAAAATGACCCAGATGGTTGTGCTGATGCTGAAAGTCAAGCGATAGAGGTACTTTGCGGTACTGCATCCACACAAGGAAAAATGTATGCAAAAGCTGAGTTACAACGTTTAACAGCTCAGCTGCTTCAGCAGGCCAAAATGTATTCGGTTTGCCATTAGGTTAAAATGGGAGTGTCTTATCTTTACTACCGTGAAAGGTAATAAAAAAT containing:
- a CDS encoding AsmA family protein, which codes for MKALRVLGKTTKYFLISILTILSLVVLILIGVFLFEGKIVRMAVQEVEQTLKAPISYGKISVLPFRDFPNLTLRISGFNLGQQADSVRIFGITDLPDTLIGFKNVFVSVKAYPLFNNKVDINGFELNGFRLNYIVDSAGRSNFDFLIPSDTIETEPDTAAQTLLNILLKNLTLSDINLNYRDENLKAKANINIPKLHLEGKISGDSIWARSNGNLMVSNIKYENIPVDKIKQLAISYGLNYNTGKIDIDEAKIETEGIELNTHGEVILSDSIWMDLSTNIPKISLDELMKFVPEDILKDFGVNRIKGRLSANTTIRGFLYDTIMLPSIFTDIKLVNGTVETAQYPKVKNITIDATASIPNPNMLSTTVFRLKKFKVETDESKVDLALTIKNPDKPIYNINGNIHLVLDEFRNLIPDSIAKDVSGLVDANFFTKGRMPEYIDVNSTDYFMESSGFNFKLTNVSASLDSLNSIQNLNVDIDYNPDKSLKIKTINLYLPGYKVGIDKGLLSAKVIGSVISPEKIDIRIDTFFVAAGNNSLGARLKLRNLNQPQFSSTGNIKIDLDELRPFIPDTLVSYITGKIDFKFNSYGGVNLDSIEKDVMPIIFENSRFSTQVHNFGFSMPNDTLIGIDRLSFNISMANDTIRVANLIGNYKDIEFKSDSMSIWNIYKAFLKEEKNKKLIVNTSLWANKIDYAMFLPFIEEDSTQNIVTDSTRLAETSIDTLQGVKPKADTSQVDSSYMPQYIIRGIAKVDQIKYGKVLISNFSTKFRLDDSLYVVDDMRFNAFGGTAITSAIYDTRKAPQEIIEFKNQSENINIKQLLEENEDFDQNYFTHNNIEGLLTGTVYGRVVMQDTNILYDKINLLGDLTLADGGIYNFEPAMELSKFTNLKELDNIVFRTLSTKVFIYNNKIYFPKTDIVSTAMDMSVYGMQSFGDDYEYHFVVYPGDVMFGKSKKLLKKQGLKDEDFEGSDKAKRSGLYLVALERGNDTKYGFDTKALQRIMKTTIRVQERGLNLVFHPHRMNFSTDLYRKELKLKEDVNKKDKND
- a CDS encoding DsbA family protein, producing MLTKKIKTIEWFAIIISAILFALILIKVYQLTVSDKNDNEIYVTVNPLDISFGSDSAKLTIYAYASYHCGYCRLFFSEVFPKLREEYIAKGKVRLVLKLVEFSKNEDRLTEVKTAVCINRYGYYEKLHELLLTNSNVIYTDEFRDMVNHFIDSDPLVAECILGNESLDYILHTRDEFNKFGFTGTPTFVIGGKVYKGYMPYENFRKIIQYHLNR